Within the Malassezia vespertilionis chromosome 3, complete sequence genome, the region CTGCGCCGACCGATGCTGTACCGACGCCAAACATACCGCTCTCAAAGCATTTGGCAACGCGCAATGAAAAGGCGTTGCCAGATGCGCCCGCCGCCATCTTGACAATGCCCAACGTAAGGAGAACCTCTGGTGCAGCAAAGACAATCTTGACATTGACCAAGAAAAAGGCATTTCTAGCTGCGCCACCACCTATTTCTGCACTGTCCAAGGAGGATGCTGCATTGGACGTGGAAAAGAACAAACAGCAAAGCTCTTCTACGCCTACGCCTGGGACCATTGCTCGTGGCGGCAACGTGGATGACAGTGCTATGGCGCATCCCTCCGACGTTGGCAACATGGACGATAAGCAAGTGCCACAACCTGCCTTGCCAGAGGCACCGGGCATGCCAAAGGATTTCGGCTTGGAGGATGATCGCTCAAGTAGTACGACCAGCCAGCCCGGTGCTTGCCTTGCATTGAACGAGCTGCACAATTCAAACCGCGACGCAGCCGTGCCAAACGTATCGCAAAGTATGGCCAAGGAGACTGCTTGCGACAGGGCAGTATCACGCCTAGCGCCGCTTTTGGAACAAGAGAGAGTAGCGGCTCCCATGGCCCTTGGGAGCCGCGGAAGCACTCAGCAAAGCAATGATCTAGCGACGCCTACGTCCAACACACCAGAAGAGCATTTGCACAAGAGCGCAGTTGCCCTTGCAAAAGATGCACTGCAAGAAGCAGTCAAGAGTGCGTCGGACCAATCAAGTGCAGAAAAGGGCGCAGGGGAAAACGAGAAGGCGGCTAAGAGCAGTGTGGCCGTTGCATCCCGGCCGGCTACAacgagcgatgcaagcgagACCTTGACTCTCTCCAGTGTATCGCAAAAATTCGCACCAACCTCGAGCGCTAGcggcatcgatgcagcgaTGGGCACAAGCCAGCCTGTTGAAAATGCAGAAACGATGGAAGGCGTGTTTGACCATGCCGATACGTACGCTGTCCAGgacgcgcaagcagcggtGCCATCGCCAAACGTACCCGCACAggctttttgcgcacgagACACGCCTGTGCTGGACACTGCCATGCACTCGAGCGAGCCCTCCGCTCACGCGTCGAAATCATCTGCAGACAGCAACAGCTTGCCTGCTCAACGCACAGCAACGCAGCCATGTAATGCACCCGAACTCGCAAAGAACGTCGCGCCTGTACATAACGACAGCCCATGCATTAcagacggcgctgcagtggCCGAGAAAGATGGCATCGCGCAAACGAATGCGAGACTGCTACaacaggcgcgcgctgcagcgtttACCGAGCAGCCTACACAGACATTCGACAACGTACAAAGCGTTGGTTTTGCACAGCAAGACGTAGTGCCAAGCACCGCCATTGTTCCCAACGAGCCGAGCAAATTGCCGGCAAACGCCGAGCCTGTGACGGGCAGTGGCAAGTCGGAAACTGCGCGTGGAGAAGGAGAATCTGTACCTGCTCATGCGTCCACGGCGCCAGCGTccgacgctgcaagcgACGCCAAAGCCGCGAAGGCTAAAGCAGAAGCAGCCGTCATTGCCGCActtgcaaagcacgcgTCTGGTACCAAGGAGGCGCAGAAAAGTGCAAAGGCGAGCTCGCCAAGCGTCGAGCCACGACCTGACACGTCCGCCAGAGCTACGACTACGGAAAAGGATGTTTCTGTCAGCATGGGCGATGCAGATGCAGAGCCCAGCTTGTCGCATGACAAGCGTACGGCGGAGCATTTGCAGCAAGATACTGCGCAGAATGCACACCGTACCACCCACATCACCACTCCCGCACTTCTCGCAAATAGGCTTGTCTCGTCCAGCCCAGGACGAccgagcgcgtcgtccaATGCGAGTACACCGTTCATGCCTACACGCTCGGCAGCATCGCCCATTATCCACACCCAATCCTCTGCACGACAGAAATCCACATATTCTGTGGGCACCGGACCACTCGCCGGGCACGGCGAAGAGTCGAGCGAGGACGAAGCGCCAGAAGACAGCGTGCCGGACCTGTGGGTCTTCAAGACCAAGACCAACGCGAAGCGCACCTCGTTCGGCAACGTATCACAATGGGAATCGGACCACCCCAGCGAGACGTCGGGGTCCGTCGACGAGCAAAAGATGGATGCTCACGATACAggggcgctgcagaaagATGACTCTGCGCCAGCGAATGCTCCGCACAGAGCCACAACGCCGACGCCACCAGACACAGCGTCCATGCTGCCAAAGAGTCCGGCGTCACAGCGGCATGACAGCCAGACAATGCCCAAGAGCTTGCGCAACtccaagccgcgcacgccgcagcgatCCGATGTCTTTCGCACGGTCCCTGCGTCCCTTTTGGATGAAATGGAAGTGCTTTCTTTGAGccacgatgcgcgcctgACGCCAGAGCGTGTGCCTGTGACGCcagagcgtgtgcagcagcagcgcagcaaggaggcgcacggcgcaaacgACGACTGGCTGGTTGGTAATGCAGAGAAGCACGCCGTCGTTCTTGAGAATGTGTTCCCCCAAGCCATTCCGCACATGCAGAAAAGTCCGCGCCCGGCACTCCACCAAGTGTTACACACGCCTTTCTCTACcaatgcactgcacgaCGGGCTGGAGACGAGCGGGGTGGCGCTGGATGCTGGGCATGAGTCTCAAGCGATTCCGGTGCAGAGCGCCAAAGGCAGTCTAGACACACACCGCGCCGAGGACGatggcgcaagcgctgttTGTACGCCGCCAAAGCTGCAGTCGCGGCCGCGGAAACCATCCGGACCGCGCTTGGCCACGCCGGAATCGAATacggcggcgcaatcgGCAGAGACGACGGAAGCGCCGAGCCCGCTGAAGGGCGGTGCCGAGAGCGAGACGGTGTCGGGGATGAAACTAGATCAGGCGCCGGCCAAACGCACCCATAAGAAGTCACTGAGCCAAGTCATGCAAGAAGCCGATGCATTCTTGCAAGAGTGGTCTACATAGATGTGGATAAATTGCA harbors:
- a CDS encoding uncharacterized protein (EggNog:ENOG503P6WA; COG:S); the encoded protein is MVLKAFKIPFVFHDLASDEDAKRRWRRKALDAQLPGLLVHNEWRGTFEEFDNAVEHGELVPFLKMRPEATSAKAAAAAALPASAPHEGGAKLPPAPTLLATPAGPGQRTLADEEDMLASILPQGTKLSDNDVDTLLRDLSKPLDRAPRKDSLPTVPAAEPKVQPARQATTHPHYDPQAYSSRNLAAEAARTIGAEPGSKTTAPRMTLKSMPLKQILEERRARQAKTESTRKNDELFRSLGLEDVHISDDQADALLERGTVPVLSSHAASKRVDAKEPVEPVVHNDMAIDKATAEHGQMDTSDLSVAEAIPIKMDAVDAASVAREGAKELGDAVVMPKDDGAGIFEKVQTAPTDAVPTPNIPLSKHLATRNEKALPDAPAAILTMPNVRRTSGAAKTILTLTKKKAFLAAPPPISALSKEDAALDVEKNKQQSSSTPTPGTIARGGNVDDSAMAHPSDVGNMDDKQVPQPALPEAPGMPKDFGLEDDRSSSTTSQPGACLALNELHNSNRDAAVPNVSQSMAKETACDRAVSRLAPLLEQERVAAPMALGSRGSTQQSNDLATPTSNTPEEHLHKSAVALAKDALQEAVKSASDQSSAEKGAGENEKAAKSSVAVASRPATTSDASETLTLSSVSQKFAPTSSASGIDAAMGTSQPVENAETMEGVFDHADTYAVQDAQAAVPSPNVPAQAFCARDTPVLDTAMHSSEPSAHASKSSADSNSLPAQRTATQPCNAPELAKNVAPVHNDSPCITDGAAVAEKDGIAQTNARLLQQARAAAFTEQPTQTFDNVQSVGFAQQDVVPSTAIVPNEPSKLPANAEPVTGSGKSETARGEGESVPAHASTAPASDAASDAKAAKAKAEAAVIAALAKHASGTKEAQKSAKASSPSVEPRPDTSARATTTEKDVSVSMGDADAEPSLSHDKRTAEHLQQDTAQNAHRTTHITTPALLANRLVSSSPGRPSASSNASTPFMPTRSAASPIIHTQSSARQKSTYSVGTGPLAGHGEESSEDEAPEDSVPDLWVFKTKTNAKRTSFGNVSQWESDHPSETSGSVDEQKMDAHDTGALQKDDSAPANAPHRATTPTPPDTASMLPKSPASQRHDSQTMPKSLRNSKPRTPQRSDVFRTVPASLLDEMEVLSLSHDARLTPERVPVTPERVQQQRSKEAHGANDDWLVGNAEKHAVVLENVFPQAIPHMQKSPRPALHQVLHTPFSTNALHDGLETSGVALDAGHESQAIPVQSAKGSLDTHRAEDDGASAVCTPPKLQSRPRKPSGPRLATPESNTAAQSAETTEAPSPLKGGAESETVSGMKLDQAPAKRTHKKSLSQVMQEADAFLQEWST